The following is a genomic window from Chloracidobacterium sp..
ATTGCAGTAGTTATGGTTGCTTCAAAATCGTCCAATGCTCTCTTGTCGTCGCCATTGAGAAATCCTGACGAGAGATCATATGCTCTTTTTGTAATACCAGGAGAAATATCTGAAGATTGTTTTAATGGCGAGAAGTTGATGCGGTCACTCAGGACCCTCCCTTTGAGATAGTCAACTGTTTCAAAAGACCTTCTAAGATCACCGGTATCAGCCTCGATCTCCGCAATCAATCTATAGACAGAGTGGAAGGTTTCAAGCATCGAAAGCGATAACGGAGCGTCGTCAGTCGTCCTTGCCTCGCTTATGATCGCCTCGGCCTTCCGCAGGACCTTCAAAGCCGACTCTTTATTGCCCAGTCCCCAATGTCCTCTGGCGAGCAATAAATACAAATGCGGGAGGTTCTCCCGAAAGTTCTCCTTTTCCGCAAGGCTCAAAAGCATTTCGCTTAATCCGATTAGTTCTCCCCAATTGCTTTTCCGCTCCGCAATGGTAGCTTTCCAGTAAGGAGCCACGAAATTGGAGGTAGATTTCATAGTTTCGAGCCGAGAGAACTGCTTTTCGGATTCGCCAGCGTCATCTTGCAACGCGTTAATGATTGCACGACCGAGTGTAACGTCATATTCGAAGCTCTTACTTTTGTCGAGTTCCGCAAGCGTCCTTACATGCTTTTCAGCGGTCGTAAGATCGTTGTGATAAAGTGCGTTAAGAAGCAATGTGGAAAGAAAAATGGAACTTTGAGTATCATCTTTTGCCGATATTGCCAGATTCAATCCTTTTTCATACATTGTCTTTGCCCGCTGTTCCTGACCGGCCGCGCTCAATAGATTCCCATACTCATAGAGGGCTTGGCGGTACCGGAATTTGAATGTCGTATTCTGGCTTGCTTCAACCAGCTTCTTTGAGTAGGAAATCGCTTTGCCGTAGTTAAACTTGGATTGCCAAGCGAGACTTAGAAATCGCAGTATCTCGAGATGAAGGGCAGACCTCGGAACCGCATTTGATATTGCTTCCGCTTTTTCTAACCAGACAATCGCTGAGATGTCATATCCGCTCGAAAAAAGTATTCGGCCGTTACTGACATAGTATTCAAGTTCGATCTCGCGATTCTGAGGAGCAAGGGCAAAAGCATCGCGGGAACGAGTAGATGCGGACCTGAAATCTTTTTTTGCTCTGAAAAGATGTGCCTGTGCAAAAAGCAAAGATGCAAGGAATTTCTTGTCTCCTTTCACTCTTTCGGCATCAGCCACAGCCTCGACCAACACCTGTTCGGCGTCGTCATACTTTTCAAGTTGTATCAAGGCTCTGGAAGCATATAGGCCGTTAACCGCAGCATCCGCGAACTTGCCTAGCTTACGGGCATTTGTGATCTCAGCAGGAGCACTTTCTATTACAGCCTTAAAGCTGCCTTCCTCAAAGAGAGAACGAAGATCGGTTGTGACCGCAAAACCATTAAATGACGCGAGCGCAGTCAACAGGCCGAAGACTGTGAGTCTGGCTGCCACTGCGCCTGCGTTCTGATGAAAATCATTCATTCTTTATCATTCCTCGCGAGGACGGCAATTGCCGTTATCATCGATCACATTATTTGGTTTACATGTCGTGCACAGCCTGGGCGGGCAATCACCATCTCGAAGCAGAAGAAGCACCTCTTCGACCAGATGCGATAAGATGCTGGTGGCCGCTGCGGTGCCAGCGACAAAGCTGGTATTAGCAAGGATGTTGCCGGCCAGCAACGTCGTAAGCAGCATAGTGCATATAGTTGTTCTTATTTTTTTCATTACTTTTTACTCCTTAATTGTTTTTTCAAAAACTCATACATCGCGGCAGTCACGTAACGGCCTCCAACGCCGTGTCCCGCTTCGTTAGCGTATATGAACCACACCTCGGCCCCGGTTTCTTTGATCTGATCCTTGAGGCCGAGCACGTCCCGTTCAGGGACTCTCTGATCGAGCTTTCCTCGCGTTAGAAACAACGGCGTCTTATTCCAATTTTCTGTGTTGTTCAGCGGAGAAAGCTCGTCGAGCCTTTTCATTAACTCTTCGTCTTTTGGGTCTCCATATTCATTTATGGAGAATTCATCTATAAAACTCTGGGAAAGATATCCCCGGACTGAAACCAAAGGATATTCGGCAATCACGGCCTTTATTCTCTGCGGCTCTTGAAGGGCAGTCGCTAGGGCGATAAGGCCGCCATAACTTTCACCCCGGATAAAGATCCTTGAAGCATCCAGTCCCGGCTGTTTCTCAATCCAATCAATCAATGTTCGGATATCTTTAACAGCGTCTGCCCGCTTTGCACCGTTATCAGCATCCATGAACTCGATCCCGAATCCTGAGGAGCCGCGAATATTTGTGTGTATGGTGGTGATGCCTAGATAGGTTGCTAGGCGTATGTCAGAGGTATTGAATGTCGGCCGATCAATGATCTGTGGTCCGCCATGAACGTAGATCACGACTGGTGACTTAATTTGTTCTGATTTTGGGCGTATTACATAGCCTGAAATGGTCTTGCCGTCGAAGGACCTCCATTTGATCACTTCAGGTGCTTGTACAGTATTTTCAATTTGAAGCGGAACCCGCTCTTTTGTCCAGGACGTGTGCTTCTTCTTGGAGAAATCAAAAGACTCGACCGAGGCAGGTTTTCCGACATTATCAATTGTGTAAACCACTTCCTCGTTTGACAGCCATCGTGTTCCCCAGATGACATATGATCCTCTTACAAAGGATGAGGCTGTTTCGACCAATCGATCGTTCTTCAATTTGGCGATTTTGAGGTTGTCGATCCCGTCCTTTGTTCCCTGTATCAAGAACGACTTTCCATCAGGAGGTACCTTAACGTCCTGAAGATTTGCCGTCCCTTCAGGTAAAAGGATGCGCTTCTTCACGCCGGTCTTGATATCTAACGAAAGCAGACAGCGTTCCTGACCGCATTCGTCCAAACCCTCCGAGAGCCAAAAGACCCGCCCTTGTGCAAAAAAGCCTTTGTTTGAGTTTCCTTTTTCTTCTATCGGAATTGTCTTTTTGGTCGGGATGTCATACAGATACAGGCTCTGATTGCTGGAGGCCTTCCAGTATTTGAGTAATATCTTGTCTTGATCGGCGTCAAGGACATTCCAAATTCCTTTCAGGTCCGTCAGAAAGCAGGAGATCGAGACAAGATCGCGGCTGCACAGTTTTGTCGTTTTGTTGTCGAAGTCAACTTGGGTGTAATAGATGATCTTACCGTCTCTTGACCAAACAAATGATTCGACGGACTCGTCCTTGCCGGTAAAAGAGGACAATTTCTTGATTTCCTTGCCTGTCCATAGATAAAGCTCATAGTTGTCCTCGTCGGCTTTGTCATCGGTGAATGCAAAGGTGGCGTTAGTTGGATTCCCTCTGACGGTACTCGGAACCCTATTGTCAATAATGACCTCCGGCTTCGCCATCGGCGACGCGACGCGATAAATGAATGACTTTTCATCTGTAACGAGTATTGACCGGCTCGTCCTTTCAACATCCCAAATAAGGTTATTCCTGATCTGAGATGGGTCAAAGAAAAGCTTTTCGACTTCATCCTTCTTTATTGGAGGTATTCCTTCAACCTTCATATTCGCCGGCACGGGAAAATCATCAGAAGTTGATTGTCCAAAGATCGACACGGAAGCCAATACGGCGAGGATGGCCGGTACGAAATAGGAAATTAGATTGTGTGCTGATAAACTCTTCATCAATTTTTCTCCGTACATCTTAGGTTCGGCGAACTCCGCTTCTGAAGCCGAAGCTTTCTTTTATCACTATTAATTTCGCCGCTGTCGTTTAGCGAGAAACGCTGCGATCCACTTGAGATGGTTTCGCCCGATTGAAGAGTCACGACAAGGCGCCATTTGTAA
Proteins encoded in this region:
- a CDS encoding CHAT domain-containing protein, which translates into the protein MNDFHQNAGAVAARLTVFGLLTALASFNGFAVTTDLRSLFEEGSFKAVIESAPAEITNARKLGKFADAAVNGLYASRALIQLEKYDDAEQVLVEAVADAERVKGDKKFLASLLFAQAHLFRAKKDFRSASTRSRDAFALAPQNREIELEYYVSNGRILFSSGYDISAIVWLEKAEAISNAVPRSALHLEILRFLSLAWQSKFNYGKAISYSKKLVEASQNTTFKFRYRQALYEYGNLLSAAGQEQRAKTMYEKGLNLAISAKDDTQSSIFLSTLLLNALYHNDLTTAEKHVRTLAELDKSKSFEYDVTLGRAIINALQDDAGESEKQFSRLETMKSTSNFVAPYWKATIAERKSNWGELIGLSEMLLSLAEKENFRENLPHLYLLLARGHWGLGNKESALKVLRKAEAIISEARTTDDAPLSLSMLETFHSVYRLIAEIEADTGDLRRSFETVDYLKGRVLSDRINFSPLKQSSDISPGITKRAYDLSSGFLNGDDKRALDDFEATITTAIPQNSTAVAKSLQLDNMRDLDDTAIVSYFFTLEGNLAAHVLEKHKPIRLVRLGISEPDIVAMANSVRNKIMNRIFFKNDGKEIYDFLIEPLSLSSSHIVFVPDKSLWKIPFHALSPDGESYLIEKKMVSYSPSVSLLLESMKKKAPFRKSAQVFANNTFENRTLRFVNQEAATVGKLLDVPPRIGATSQQFFNLSHAADILHFSMHAQADREEPIDSFLGFKPSGNHNGRITVNDLLKIHLKPQSLAFIASCDTSNVLNGEGVVSIGWALLGSGSTTVISTQWEANDRSTGLFVQNFYKEYKKGIPAARALQNAAISMIRDKSSETYEPYYWASFTLLGDFR
- a CDS encoding S9 family peptidase, yielding MYGEKLMKSLSAHNLISYFVPAILAVLASVSIFGQSTSDDFPVPANMKVEGIPPIKKDEVEKLFFDPSQIRNNLIWDVERTSRSILVTDEKSFIYRVASPMAKPEVIIDNRVPSTVRGNPTNATFAFTDDKADEDNYELYLWTGKEIKKLSSFTGKDESVESFVWSRDGKIIYYTQVDFDNKTTKLCSRDLVSISCFLTDLKGIWNVLDADQDKILLKYWKASSNQSLYLYDIPTKKTIPIEEKGNSNKGFFAQGRVFWLSEGLDECGQERCLLSLDIKTGVKKRILLPEGTANLQDVKVPPDGKSFLIQGTKDGIDNLKIAKLKNDRLVETASSFVRGSYVIWGTRWLSNEEVVYTIDNVGKPASVESFDFSKKKHTSWTKERVPLQIENTVQAPEVIKWRSFDGKTISGYVIRPKSEQIKSPVVIYVHGGPQIIDRPTFNTSDIRLATYLGITTIHTNIRGSSGFGIEFMDADNGAKRADAVKDIRTLIDWIEKQPGLDASRIFIRGESYGGLIALATALQEPQRIKAVIAEYPLVSVRGYLSQSFIDEFSINEYGDPKDEELMKRLDELSPLNNTENWNKTPLFLTRGKLDQRVPERDVLGLKDQIKETGAEVWFIYANEAGHGVGGRYVTAAMYEFLKKQLRSKK